A genomic segment from Papilio machaon chromosome 10, ilPapMach1.1, whole genome shotgun sequence encodes:
- the LOC106718168 gene encoding uncharacterized protein LOC106718168 gives MKLPFNGILTPILKPNLKCFNEFCQYPTFCISLPYTYFYGTVGVFINACHLRRHFGKNVENAQDSNVQSNTLIVHDLKIIAASMGIVQHTCLLVGCFTLNKENEEESAVGVRTKLRALMVALFGISMSLCAIASQPVELELDDDEVAQRLNNVTFARRIAKPTIRLVIGYGTLSATVTAVTSLLLLIAVMSKKSWWQRGARWLAAPALLVAALEAASDASDALLVTILRSSQAPIRLFLQSLAACALITTEILIWYFIAKFFEYNPSAQDPAEEKKLKGKDN, from the exons ATGAAGTTACCTTTTAACGGCATATTAACCCCCATACTCAAGCCTAACTTGAAATGCTTCAATGAATTTTGTCAATATCCTACTTTTTGTATAAGTTTACCATATACTTACTTCTACGGAACAGTTGGTGTT ttTATCAATGCCTGCCATTTGCGAAGACATTTCGggaaaaatgttgaaaatgcaCAAGATTCAAATGTTCAATCAAATACACTTATAGTTCATGATCTTAAAATTATCGCTGCATCAATGGGAATAGTGCAACATACTTGTCTTTTAGTTGGATGCTTTACG ttaaataaagaaaacgaaGAGGAATCTGCAGTGGGGGTTCGTACAAAACTGCGTGCGCTTATGGTGGCACTGTTCGGAATATCAATGTCCTTATGCGCAATTGCGTCGCAGCCGGTTGAACTTGAATTGGACGATGACGAAGTGGCACAAAGATTGAACAATGTAACGTTTGCAAGGCG GATCGCAAAGCCTACGATTCGTTTAGTAATTGGCTATGGGACTTTGAGTGCTACTGTCACTGCTGTGACCTCTTTGTTATTACTAATTGCAGTCATGTCCAAG AAATCTTGGTGGCAACGTGGCGCTCGATGGTTGGCCGCGCCAGCCCTTCTTGTGGCTGCGCTAGAGGCGGCCTCAGACGCAAGCGATGCGCTACTTGTCACCATACTGCGAAGCTCACAAGCCCCGATCAGACTTTTCCTACAATCTCTAGCGGCTTGCGCTCTCATTACCACTGAAATATTAATCTG gTACTTTATAGCAAAATTTTTTGAATACAACCCATCGGCCCAGGATCCCGCggaagaaaagaaattaaaaggcAAAGATAACTGA
- the LOC106718063 gene encoding uncharacterized protein LOC106718063: protein MENNINFHNLRLDLNREMESENGVLTENAQAENVEVKLSPVQIQQEYFENLPDCDWVKYEKSNRNHLLQNIAFALFGGPSFEGDLLNNRDYREVQLEGYTSRQKEQVIKIHDKICEQSKYSQNDEDIFMSILLIVCAKPKPVKFYQLEPANYWLDLHQRNDIDVWCTAVFRVRKCIPTTVNAKPCRVFIDDNARVYKDWDSYLKNNTLPKCVIIVPENGEYGGVIIEGEEIAVKLTVAPSPALGIKAKVLSSVDTASTVASLGAVGVLGAAVFTPIGPAVIVGATVATVATGVYGLFRSSLHLHDRRSHEQTISPTDAEARGSWINIAASSVGLAASAAAGLLSRSAAAGSNLTKTGQALTLSVDLLRHANIFTGGVGVANSLLGMILKYRKHGETPNKLELFQFSAAILFFCHGVMSNRTAQNIIEDAQTNTINEYRTTLRSNRHRKIFDKISAESRRVQGTIQGNAEVIKGIKTIADKDQFFADVLRINKDVNQHKLRISMTSDGQVNLNAQHKFNPAELSSLGKEVRSELFSNLGPANVTTRNVSTKLTPTFSVAQNPNSTEENGFLVGIHPGEVLRIGTYLVRVSATGAEDISRLLEDLSQEVYANLMTICLNILSKLLPEDIARLKLLSPEEDLIVQIVKFVFNYLKHERPLGDPSRDNDNGIIIILKEFFQDGVIRSNTILHLKDRLMDWVNRQISDRDLQYPSKKQIICNICTGVRFG, encoded by the exons atggaaaataatattaattttcacaaTTTACGACTTGATTTGAATCGGGAAATGGAATCAGAAAATGGTGTATTAACTGAAAATGCGCAGGCGGAAAATGTAGAAGTAAAATTATCTCCTGTACAAATACAACaagaatattttgaaaacttaCCTGATTGTGATTGGGTtaa ATATGAGAAAAGTAATAGAAATCACCTTCTGCAAAATATAGCATTTGCACTTTTTGGCGGACCAAGTTTTGAAGgagatttattgaataatagaGATTACAGAGAAGTGCAACTGGAAGGTTATACATCAAGACAGAAAGAACAAGTTATCAAAATACATGATAAAATATGTGAACAAA GCAAATATTCTCAGAATgatgaagatatttttatgtcaattCTTTTAATTGTGTGCGCAAAGCCTAAACCAGTGAAATTTTATCAACTTGAACCGGCTAATTATTGGCTAGACCTGCATCAAAGAAATGACATTGATGTATGGTGTACAGCTGTCTTCAGAGTTAGAAAATGTATACCAACTACAGTTAATG caAAACCATGCAGAGTATTCATTGATGATAATGCAAGAGTATATAAAGATTGggattcatatttaaaaaataatacgctACCAAAATGTGTCATAATTGTGCCGGAAAATGGTGAATATGGGGGTGTTATTATTGAG ggTGAAGAAATTGCAGTGAAATTAACAGTTGCACCATCACCTGCGCTTGGTATTAAAGCTAAAGTATTAAGTTCCGTGGACACAGCTAGCACAGTAGCCTCTTTGGGAGCTGTAGGAGTGCTAGGAGCTGCGGTATTCACACCTATCGGACCGGCTGTTATAGTTGGTGCTACTGTTGCTACGGTCGCCACTGGAGTGTATGGCCTCTTCCGTTCCTCTTTACATCTACATGATAGACGGTCACATGAACAG ACCATTAGTCCGACGGATGCAGAGGCGCGAGGTAGTTGGATCAACATCGCTGCTTCAAGCGTAGGTTTAGCTGCGAGTGCCGCGGCCGGTCTGCTCTCGCGTTCCGCAGCCGCCGGCAGTAATCTGACAAAG ACTGGTCAGGCGCTGACTTTATCAGTGGACTTACTTCGTCACGCCAACATATTCACGGGCGGCGTTGGTGTCGCTAACAGTCTCCTTGGTATGATTCTCAAA TACCGCAAACATGGCGAGACGCCCAATAAACTGGAGCTGTTCCAATTCTCAGCCGCCATCTTGTTTTTCTGTCATGGCGTTATGTCAAACCGCACCGCGCAGAACATCATAGAGGATGCTCAGACTAACACCATCAATGAATACAGAACGACGCTCAGAAGCAACAGACACAG aaaaatattcgacAAAATCAGTGCCGAATCAAGAAGAGTACAAGGCACTATCCAAGGTAACGCTGAAGTTATCAAAGGTATTAAAACCATCGCCGACAAAGATCAATTCTTTGCCGACGTTCTGCGAATAAACAAAGATGTTAATCAACACAAATTGAGAATATCAATGACATCGGACGGTCAAGTGAATTTAAACGCTCAGCACAAGTTCAATCCCGCGGAACTCTCGAGTTTGGGTAAGGAAGTGAGGTCCGAACTCTTTAGTAATCTAGGTCCCGCTAATGTTACGACTAGAAATGTTTCAACAAAACTTACACCTACTTTCTCTGTAGCACAAAATCCTAATTCTACAGAAGAGAATGGTTTTCTTGTTGGAATTCATCCGGGTGAGGTTTTAAGAATAGGTACTTACTTGGTAAGAGTCAGTGCTACGGGGGCTGAGGACATTTCAAGGCTACTCGAGGATCTAAGTCAGGAAGTCTATGCTAACCTTATGACGATCTGTCTCAATATACTTTCAAAACTATTGCCTGAAGACATCGCTCGCTTAAAACTTTTGAGTCCTGAAGAAGATTTGATAGtgcaaattgtaaaattcgtttttaattatttaaaacacgaAAGACCATTGGGTGATCCAAGCAGGGATAATGATAAtggtataattataattttaaaagaatttttccaAGATGGAGTAATTCGAAGTAATACAATTCTACATTTAAAAGATCGATTAATGGATTGGGTCAATCGTCAAATATCTGATAGAGATTTACAATATCCTTCAAAGAAGCAAATCATATGTAATATATGTACTGGGGTTCGTTTTgggtaa
- the LOC106717972 gene encoding uncharacterized protein LOC106717972: MGEHIGTKDGEQYPLLKVDSGGSDGSIRVPPAPPCIITSGCHTTRTPKQSWMDRWPEFVSACWITFILIAISFLAFYTLGINAYRRQPLIINKCNASKLASTVTYHHIVPRGSYVSFLVYSDYISSIAQQYPSLQINVFFLMDDSSQTPIQGSRHTRLYNKLIQSTNNILDIFDQNNKKEIRIIQKKYPNVNVTTMLLSKYMASTPHRYKWRTIPIYFLNFYVRVFTVWQYGGISMDLTTYNDIYIMRRHLDRRISAILRQHNDGIESEKYVNALKRINEEEQNEFFAMFNLLIHHVLNETCSFFNRSLWYNSEAVPGLSVNKHTIRSQRNKRDSRVTYEGESDLNNLALGVTTTVKSSTTDFKENGTYASASSSMNDTATSTNATTNEVRNKTFTSENSTTFDNITKHSVAELDKVVNFTNTHDGLLPYIAFYDISILTDSIPNMPFPSEFINPPKPINQFETYEIVTENLNIYDHQLTLPVLVISTDGTFVAAPTRRHPMLAYLLSFACERVSPILAINRAMMSQCTGIFKNDMHCDNIYVL; this comes from the exons ATGGGTGAGCATATTGGGACAAAGGATGGAGAACAGTACCCACTGCTGAAGGTAGACAGTGGAGGGAGCGATGGGAGCATTCGAGTTCCACCAGCGCCCCCCTGTATTATCACTTCCGGCTGTCACACTACTCGTACTCCAAAGCAATCGTGGATGGATCGTTGGCCCG AATTCGTTTCGGCTTGCTggataacatttattttaattgcaatatCATTTCTTGCTTTTTACACCCTGGGCATAAATGCATACCGGAGACAGCCATTGATCATCAATAAATGTAATGCTTCGAAACTGGCCAGCACCGTTACCTACCATCATATAGTACCACGTGGGAGTTACGTCTCCTTTCTCGTGTATTCAGACTATATTTCAAGCATTGCACAGCAATATCCTTCGCttcaaattaatgtattttttctaatgGATGATTCCTCTCAAACGCCAATCCAAGGTTCGAGGCATACGAGATTGTATAATAAGCTAATTCAATCTACTAATAACATATTGGATATTTTCGAccagaataataaaaaagagatTAGGATAATCCAGAAAAAGTACCCGAATGTAAATGTTACGACAATGCTTCTAAGCAAATATATGGCTTCAACTCCTCATAGGTATAAATGGAGAACAATCCCAATATACTTCTTAAACTTCTACGTGAGAGTATTTACAGTGTGGCAGTATGGCGGCATATCTATGGACCTCACAACTTACAACGATATATATATCATGCGCCGACATCTAGACAGAAGAATATCTGCAATATTAAGACAGCACAATGACGGAATTGAAAGTGAAAAGTACGTAAATGCATTGAAAAGAATTAATGAGGAAGAACAAAACGAATTTTTTGCTATGTTTAACTTGCTGATCCatcatgttttaaacgaaacGTGTTCATTTTTCAATCGGTCTTTATGGTATAATAGTGAAGCAGTTCCCGGTTTATCTGTCAACAAACATACCATTCGTTCTCAGAGAAATAAGCGTGACAGTCGGGTAACATATGAAGGTGAATCGGATTTGAACAACTTAGCATTAGGCGTAACAACGACAGTGAAATCGAGTACCACCGATTTCAAAGAAAACGGAACATACGCTAGCGCAAGCAGTAGTATGAATGACACGGCAACTTCCACTAATGCTACTACGAAtgaagtaagaaataaaacattcacttCTGAGAACTCCACTACTTTTGATAACATCACTAAGCACTCCGTTGCAGAACTAGATAAAGTAGTCAATTTTACCAATACTCACGATGGACTGTTGCCATATATAGCATTTTATGATATATCAATACTAACAGATAGTATTCCTAACATGCCATTCCCGTCAGAATTTATTAACCCTCCGAAGCCAATCAATCAATTTGaaacatatgaaattgttacagaaaatttaaacatatatgaTCATCAATTAACTTTGCCAGTTCTAGTTATTAGCACAGATGGAACTTTTGTGGCAGCACCAACAAGACGCCATCCAATGTTAGCCTACCTACTTTCGTTCGCATGTGAAAGGGTTAGCCCTATTTTGGCCATAAATAGAGCTATGATGTCCCAGTGTACAGGAATATTCAAAAACGATATGCATtgtgataatatttatgttctgtga
- the LOC106718115 gene encoding 4-galactosyl-N-acetylglucosaminide 3-alpha-L-fucosyltransferase FUT6, whose amino-acid sequence MNYRTCVLYLKRLVLNKFIVFMIFFSIFVIIYESTLYKDAINLSQTKENSNLENISPFDEIKFHKEIVNSYYNKRQEWRTSNLGTILFKNANINKYIRKDNENKTFTVVIWKYWNWLQHRHMYSFGASQKDISLEGCSVKNCVFPKNDQGFDTADAVVVHVQHGLFPNNTKKRNPHQRWIFLSDESPVNAFFQSERRINLEDLAYMFNWSMTYRSESDVPVPYGRTVPLPEPIIETAEKPITDLIPNWRKKRQDVLAAILISHCGVSYRIEFVNELKRHLSLDVHGSCSENHKNSCPGHFRADCPVISEYLFYLVFENSKCQEYLTEKSFYHAYSKGAIPVIMGPTVEECEKLLPPDSFLHVDNYDTVEELAMEIINISKDMPRLLLYHEWRRHFQVLNEHGYFGSKSQHYCRICEALNYNDQDVKIYDEDMLRPFFDKSSACR is encoded by the exons ATGAATTACAGAACTTGTGTGTTGTACCTCAAGCGTTTAGTTTTAAACAAGTTCATtgtatttatgatattttttagtattttcgtAATCATCTACGAAAGCACTTTATACAAAGACGCAATTAATTTAAGCCAAACtaaagaaaattcaaatttggaaAATATAAGCCCCTTCGATGAAATTAAGTTTCATAAGGAGATTGTTAATtcgtattataataaaagacaG GAATGGAGAACATCGAATTTAGGAACGATTTTATTCAAGAATgctaacattaataaatacataagaaaggataacgaaaataaaacattcacagTTGTGATTTGGAAATACTGGAACTGGTTACAACATCGTCACATGTATAGCTTTGGAGCATCACA GAAAGATATCTCATTAGAAGGGTGCAGTGTCAAGAATTGTGTATTTCCTAAGAACGATCAAGGCTTTGATACGGCAGATGCTGTAGTTGTACATGTACAACACGGATTATTTCCAAATAACACAAAGAAACGAAACCCACACCAAAGATGGATATTTCTTAGCGATGAATCACCGGTAAACGCTTTCTTTCAATCAGAGCGACGGATAAACCTAGAAGATCTAGCGTATATGTTTAACTGGTCAATGACATATag ATCAGAATCCGATGTGCCAGTACCATACGGAAGAACTGTACCATTACCAGAACCAATCATAGAAACAGCCGAAAAACCAATAACTGATCTTATACCTAACTGGAGGAAGAAACGTCAAGATGTTTTAGCGgcaattttaatatcacaTTGTGGGGTTTCATATAGGATAGAATTTGTGAATGAATTAAAGAGACATCTCAGCCTCGACGTGCATGGATCTTGTTCAGAAAACCATAAGAATAG CTGTCCGGGACATTTTCGAGCAGATTGTCCAGTCATatctgaatatttattttacttagtaTTTGAAAATTCTAAATGCCAAGAATATTTGACAGAGAAATCATTTTATCACGCATATTCTAAAGGTGCTATTCCAGTGATAATGGGTCCTACGGTAGAAGAATGTGAAAAACTTTTGCCTCCGGATTCTTTTCTACATGTTGATAACTATGACACGGTCGAGGAGCTTGCGATGGAAATTATCAATATCAGCAAAGACATGCCAAGACTACTTCTGTATCACGAATGGCGCAGACACTTTCAAGTTCTCAACGAACACGGATATTTTGGTTCTAAATCTCAACATTATTGCAGAATCTGTGAAgcgttaaattataatgatcAAGACGTCAAAATTTATGACGAAGATATGCTAAGAccattttttgataaatcatCGGCATGTAgatag